Proteins co-encoded in one Papaver somniferum cultivar HN1 chromosome 5, ASM357369v1, whole genome shotgun sequence genomic window:
- the LOC113283463 gene encoding peroxidase 73-like, which yields MGSFKVFSLAVLCVLALNFYVGSAQLKTNFYSKSCPNVESIVKEAVAKKFKQTFVTAPATLRLFFHDCMVNGCDASVMIQSTPGNKAEKDHPDNLSLAGDGFDTVIKAKAAVEKKCKNKVSCADIMALATRDVIVLTGGPSYPVELGRRDGLKSTASSVNGKLPSPHQNLNQLNAIFSKVGLNQNDLVALSAAHSIGFSHCKHVEKRLYSWNSKSKVDPTLNAFYATQLKQQCPRNVDPRIAINMDPATPKKFDIQYYKNLQQGKGLFTSDQVLFTDKRSRPVVNDWAVNAGNFNKAFKLAMTKLGRVGVLTGKQGNIRRMCDAFN from the exons ATGGGTAGCTTCAAGGTTTTTTCTCTAGCTGTTCTTTGCGTGTTAGCTTTGAATTTCTATGTGGGTTCAGCTCAACTTAAGACTAATTTCTACTCCAAATCATGCCCAAATGTGGAAAGTATTGTCAAAGAAGCCGTTGCTAAAAAATTTAAGCAAACTTTTGTTACTGCACCCGCTACTCTACGTCTATTCTTCCACGATTGTATGGTTAAT GGTTGTGATGCATCAGTGATGATACAATCCACACCGGGTAACAAGGCGGAGAAGGATCATCCTGACAACCTTTCATTGGCTGGAGATGGATTCGATACAGTAATCAAGGCTAAAGCAGCCGTTGAAAAGAAGTGCAAGAACAAAGTTTCATGTGCTGACATCATGGCCTTGGCAACAAGAGATGTTATTGTTCTG ACCGGAGGACCATCGTACCCTGTTGAattaggaagaagagatggattgAAATCAACTGCATCAAGTGTTAACGGAAAGTTGCCAAGTCCACACCAAAACCTCAACCAGCTTAACGCCATCTTCAGTAAAGTTGGCCTAAATCAAAATGATTTGGTTGCTCTATCAG CTGCACATTCAATTGGATTTTCTCACTGCAAGCATGTTGAGAAACGTCTATACAGTTGGAATAGCAAAAGCAAAGTTGATCCAACTTTAAATGCCTTCTATGCAACTCAACTAAAACAACAGTGCCCTAGAAATGTTGATCCTAGAATTGCCATTAACATGGACCCAGCCACACCAAAAAAGTTCGATATCCAGTACTACAAGAATCTCCAACAAGGTAAAGGTTTATTCACATCAGACCAAGTTCTCTTTACTGATAAAAGGTCTAGGCCAGTTGTTAATGACTGGGCTGTCAATGCTGGTAACTTTAACAAAGCCTTCAAACTTGCCATGACTAAGCTTGGACGTGTTGGGGTTTTGACCGGTAAACAAGGAAACATTCGTCGCATGTGTGACGCTTTCAACTAA